A portion of the Bacillus thuringiensis genome contains these proteins:
- a CDS encoding macrolide family glycosyltransferase, translated as MANVLVINFPGEGHINPTLAIVSELIQRGETVVSYCIEDYRKKIEATGAEFRVFENFLSQINIMERVNEGGSPLTMLSHMIEASERIVTQIVEETKEEKYDYLIYDNHFPVGRIIANILQLPSVSSCTTFAVNQYINFHDGQESRQVDEMNPLYQSCLAGMERWNKQYGMKCNSMYDIMNHPGDITIVYTSKEYQPRSDVFDESYKFVGPSITTRKEVGSFPTEDLKNEKVIFISMGTVFNEQPALYEKCFEAFKDVDATVVLVVGKKINISQFENIPKNFKLYNYVPQLEVLQHADVFVTHGGMNSSSEALYYGVPLVVIPVTGDQPFVAKRLTEVGAGIRLNRNELTSELLRETVKKVMDDVTFKGNSRKVGESLRNAGGYQRAVEEILELKMKPYVKIK; from the coding sequence ATGGCAAATGTACTCGTAATAAATTTCCCTGGGGAAGGTCATATTAATCCGACTTTAGCTATTGTAAGTGAGTTAATCCAGCGAGGAGAAACAGTTGTTTCGTATTGTATTGAAGATTATAGAAAGAAGATTGAAGCAACAGGTGCGGAATTCCGAGTGTTTGAGAATTTTCTCTCTCAAATTAATATTATGGAACGAGTAAATGAAGGCGGGAGCCCTTTGACGATGCTATCTCATATGATTGAAGCATCAGAGCGTATTGTTACTCAAATTGTAGAAGAAACAAAAGAGGAAAAATACGATTATTTAATATATGATAATCATTTTCCAGTAGGACGTATTATAGCGAATATTTTACAATTACCAAGCGTTTCATCTTGTACAACGTTTGCTGTTAATCAGTACATTAATTTTCATGATGGGCAGGAATCGAGACAAGTAGATGAAATGAATCCATTATATCAATCTTGTTTAGCGGGAATGGAAAGATGGAATAAGCAGTATGGAATGAAATGTAATAGTATGTATGATATTATGAACCATCCTGGTGATATTACGATTGTATATACTTCAAAAGAATATCAGCCGCGTTCAGATGTATTTGATGAATCGTATAAATTTGTCGGTCCATCAATTACTACTCGAAAAGAAGTGGGGAGTTTTCCTACTGAAGATTTAAAAAATGAAAAAGTAATTTTCATTTCTATGGGAACAGTTTTTAATGAACAACCTGCTTTGTATGAAAAATGTTTTGAAGCGTTTAAAGATGTAGATGCGACAGTCGTATTAGTCGTTGGTAAGAAGATAAATATAAGTCAATTTGAAAATATCCCGAAAAACTTTAAGTTGTATAATTATGTCCCGCAATTAGAAGTTTTACAGCATGCTGATGTATTCGTGACACATGGTGGTATGAATAGTTCGAGTGAAGCGTTATATTACGGTGTTCCATTAGTTGTAATTCCGGTAACAGGAGATCAGCCATTCGTTGCAAAACGATTGACTGAAGTAGGGGCAGGCATAAGACTTAATCGTAACGAGTTAACTTCTGAATTGTTACGTGAGACTGTAAAGAAAGTAATGGATGATGTGACGTTTAAGGGAAATAGTCGTAAAGTGGGAGAGTCGCTTAGAAATGCTGGTGGATATCAAAGGGCAGTTGAGGAAATACTTGAATTAAAAATGAAGCCGTACGTAAAGATTAAATAG
- a CDS encoding GNAT family N-acetyltransferase has product MDIQKKRSVTESEIQQMKDLAYICGQQDNLDYSSDLHINFLKNRNEDYINDFLLYNGTQLIGALNMYDFERPTKLELIGFVHPHFRKQRFGTILLQTAMKEIQNRETDEALLIINGDSISGNEFVKHMKLPYLYSEYSMEFKTNEIQKTTDNNIQLTLATSESLLDLIEISSKAFGDSVENTATWLQKMMTSPSHKVYSALINEKAIGTITVTEQDHSTILSGFAVHPSYQGKGYGKDILSYMVHTLITEGASTIELDVETKNNHALKLYTQCGFKIKTKHDYYNLMNSTENIYV; this is encoded by the coding sequence ATGGATATTCAGAAAAAGCGTTCTGTAACAGAAAGTGAAATACAGCAAATGAAGGATTTAGCTTATATTTGCGGACAACAAGACAACCTTGATTACTCCTCAGATTTACATATCAACTTTTTAAAAAATCGAAATGAAGATTATATAAACGATTTTCTTCTTTATAACGGCACTCAATTAATTGGCGCTTTAAATATGTATGATTTCGAAAGACCAACAAAGCTTGAACTAATAGGCTTTGTACATCCTCATTTTAGAAAACAACGTTTCGGAACTATCCTTTTACAAACTGCAATGAAAGAAATACAAAATAGAGAGACAGATGAAGCTCTTCTTATTATTAATGGGGATTCTATTTCTGGGAATGAATTTGTAAAACATATGAAGTTACCATATTTATATAGTGAATATAGTATGGAGTTCAAAACAAACGAAATTCAAAAAACAACAGATAATAATATACAGCTTACTCTTGCAACTTCAGAATCACTTCTTGATCTTATTGAAATTTCTAGTAAAGCTTTTGGTGATTCAGTAGAAAATACGGCTACATGGTTACAAAAAATGATGACTTCACCTTCTCATAAAGTTTACAGTGCTCTTATTAACGAAAAAGCTATTGGAACAATTACAGTTACTGAGCAAGATCATTCTACTATATTATCAGGATTCGCTGTCCACCCTTCCTATCAAGGTAAAGGATATGGAAAAGATATTCTTAGTTATATGGTACATACCCTTATTACAGAAGGAGCTTCAACAATTGAATTAGACGTCGAAACGAAAAATAACCATGCTTTAAAACTATATACACAATGTGGTTTTAAAATTAAAACGAAGCATGACTATTATAATTTAATGAATAGCACTGAGAATATTTATGTCTAA
- a CDS encoding PLP-dependent aminotransferase family protein — protein sequence MDFTIPLQLQSNTPIYLQIYEYIKAEIIQGRISVGTRLPSHRNLASQLNISRITVESAYQQLLAEGYVESKPKRGIFVANFDIDVIPNKKRNAAMKTSNLIDEKFEYDCSQGLIDQTAFPITNWKRALQESILKYENALFSKEDPQGEFALREHISTYLYHSRGVHSSPDQIIIGAGTQPLLWLLLQLLGPTKEYGIENPGFHRIHAIIKSCDRQIHPIPLDEKGIDISSLYNTNSNVAYVTPSHQFPLGIIMPLSRRLELLKWANDCNGYIIEDDYDGEFRYAGKPIPSLQSLDSNERVIYMGTFSKSFLPSLRMGYVVLPPHLLKTYQELHGIFKQTVATIQQLAFANFIQSGNWERHLNRSRTLYKRKHHALVKSIMKEMGANVQILGEQSGLHIVLCVHNSMNENELIESAKKQSVKLYPLSPYDFMNDLRKESYVLLGFGSIPENKIETLTILLKNAWFPSCKEIC from the coding sequence ATGGATTTTACTATCCCATTGCAATTACAAAGTAACACACCTATTTACTTGCAAATTTACGAATATATAAAAGCTGAAATTATACAAGGGCGTATTTCTGTTGGCACACGTCTACCCTCACACAGAAATTTAGCATCACAACTTAATATTAGCCGCATTACTGTTGAATCAGCTTATCAACAATTGTTAGCTGAAGGTTATGTAGAAAGTAAACCGAAACGTGGTATTTTTGTAGCAAATTTCGATATTGACGTTATCCCAAATAAAAAACGAAATGCAGCAATGAAGACGAGCAATTTAATAGACGAAAAATTCGAATATGATTGTAGCCAAGGGCTTATTGATCAAACTGCTTTTCCGATTACAAATTGGAAACGAGCATTACAAGAATCCATACTTAAATACGAAAATGCACTATTTTCCAAAGAAGATCCTCAAGGTGAATTCGCTCTTCGAGAGCATATATCAACATATTTATATCACTCTCGCGGTGTACATTCTTCACCTGATCAAATTATTATTGGTGCCGGAACGCAGCCACTTCTCTGGCTACTACTTCAACTGCTTGGCCCTACAAAAGAATACGGCATTGAAAACCCTGGATTTCACCGTATACACGCAATCATTAAAAGCTGTGATAGACAAATTCATCCCATACCATTGGATGAAAAAGGGATTGATATTTCTAGCTTATACAATACAAATTCCAATGTCGCATACGTTACACCATCACACCAATTTCCACTCGGGATTATTATGCCTTTATCTAGAAGATTAGAATTGTTAAAGTGGGCTAATGATTGCAATGGATATATTATTGAAGATGACTATGACGGAGAGTTTCGCTACGCTGGTAAGCCGATTCCTTCTTTACAAAGTCTTGATTCAAATGAACGCGTTATTTATATGGGGACTTTCTCAAAATCTTTTTTACCTTCTTTACGAATGGGATATGTTGTTTTACCACCACATCTTTTAAAAACATATCAAGAACTGCATGGAATTTTTAAACAAACAGTCGCTACAATACAACAACTTGCTTTTGCTAACTTTATACAAAGCGGGAATTGGGAACGTCATCTTAACCGGAGTCGTACACTATATAAAAGAAAACATCATGCGTTAGTAAAATCCATTATGAAAGAAATGGGGGCTAATGTTCAAATTCTTGGCGAACAGTCTGGACTTCATATTGTTTTATGTGTCCATAACAGTATGAATGAAAACGAACTGATTGAATCCGCTAAAAAACAAAGCGTTAAATTATACCCGCTTTCTCCATATGATTTCATGAATGATTTACGTAAGGAATCATACGTATTACTCGGATTTGGTAGCATTCCAGAAAATAAAATTGAAACGTTGACTATATTATTGAAAAACGCTTGGTTCCCTAGTTGCAAGGAAATTTGTTAA
- a CDS encoding nitrate reductase yields the protein MLQQLFNSLILSVQALHPGYEDHASDVFLVRTEDKEVIVRASKMYEEPNNDFWWGCKNLFGIDPRNVHHLETVHTLLQEHTNLPIPTILEKHILNDREFVVAEKLVGNTVQSFIEQPDSILFSLGKGLAEIHKFKADFIGNPSGTFQIPLDEFQSHILNVSKELMNMFYSDDESIQNAFPTFESQLSSLSVPKEATLVLLDMDPTQFLYDGTTITGLVDTEAYAVAPREFDFIGLEYVLTEKEAHAFKSGYETIMPIPHLEECRQPYRYLYRLLSVQGSVELKEWLSHPSYF from the coding sequence ATGTTACAACAACTATTCAATTCCCTTATTCTATCCGTTCAAGCCTTGCACCCAGGTTATGAAGATCATGCAAGCGATGTTTTTCTCGTCCGAACAGAAGATAAAGAAGTTATCGTTCGTGCTTCTAAAATGTATGAAGAACCAAATAATGATTTTTGGTGGGGATGTAAAAATCTATTTGGAATTGATCCGAGGAATGTACATCATTTAGAAACGGTACATACATTGCTACAAGAACATACGAATCTTCCTATCCCAACAATATTAGAAAAACATATTTTAAATGACCGAGAATTCGTTGTTGCCGAAAAATTAGTAGGTAACACAGTTCAATCTTTTATCGAGCAACCAGATTCTATTTTATTCAGCCTAGGAAAAGGACTTGCAGAAATACATAAGTTTAAAGCCGATTTCATAGGAAATCCGTCAGGCACGTTCCAAATTCCACTAGATGAATTCCAATCACATATTTTAAACGTGAGTAAAGAGCTTATGAATATGTTTTATTCCGATGATGAAAGCATACAAAATGCATTTCCTACCTTTGAATCACAGCTTTCTTCCCTGTCCGTACCAAAAGAAGCTACACTCGTCTTACTTGATATGGACCCTACCCAATTTTTATATGACGGTACAACTATTACGGGTTTAGTAGATACTGAAGCTTACGCGGTTGCCCCGCGAGAGTTTGATTTTATCGGACTAGAATATGTACTTACCGAAAAAGAAGCACATGCCTTTAAAAGTGGTTACGAAACAATTATGCCTATTCCTCATCTTGAAGAATGTAGACAACCATATCGTTATTTATACCGACTGTTATCTGTGCAAGGTAGTGTGGAATTAAAGGAATGGTTAAGTCACCCATCCTATTTTTAA
- the alr gene encoding alanine racemase, whose amino-acid sequence MSLKYGRDTIVEIDLNAVKHNVKEFKKHVNDEEIKMMAAVKANGYGHGAVEVAKAAIEAGINQLAVAFVDEAIELREAGITVPILILGYTPVAAVEDVIQYDVMMTVYRVEDLHGINEIANRLQKKVQIQVKIDTGMSRIGLQEEEVKPFLEELNRMEYIEVVGIFTHYSTADEIDKSYTNMQTSLFEKAVNTAKELGIQIPYIHSSNSAGSMELSNTFQNMVRVGIGVYGMYPSKEVDHSVVSLQPALSLKSKVAHIKHAKKNRGVSYGNTYVTTGEEWIATVPIGYADGYNRQLSNKGYALINGVRVPVIGRVCMDQLMLDVSKAMPVQVGDEVVFYGKQGEENIAVEEIADMLSTINYEVTCMLDRRIPRVYKENDETTAVVNILRKN is encoded by the coding sequence ATGAGTTTGAAATATGGAAGAGATACAATTGTAGAAATTGACTTAAATGCTGTAAAACATAATGTAAAAGAATTTAAAAAACATGTAAATGATGAAGAAATTAAGATGATGGCTGCTGTAAAAGCGAATGGGTATGGCCATGGGGCAGTTGAAGTTGCCAAAGCTGCAATTGAAGCTGGAATAAATCAACTTGCAGTTGCATTTGTAGATGAAGCAATAGAATTAAGAGAAGCAGGAATTACTGTGCCGATTTTAATTTTAGGATACACACCAGTAGCGGCTGTAGAAGATGTAATTCAATATGACGTTATGATGACTGTTTATAGAGTAGAAGATTTACATGGTATAAATGAAATTGCAAACCGTCTTCAAAAGAAAGTACAAATTCAAGTGAAAATTGATACAGGAATGAGTCGTATCGGTTTACAAGAAGAAGAAGTTAAACCATTTTTAGAAGAATTAAACCGTATGGAGTATATAGAAGTAGTAGGGATATTTACGCATTACTCTACGGCAGATGAAATCGATAAATCATATACGAATATGCAAACAAGTTTATTTGAAAAAGCTGTTAATACAGCGAAAGAATTAGGAATTCAAATACCATATATTCATAGTTCAAATAGTGCAGGATCAATGGAATTAAGTAACACATTTCAAAATATGGTACGCGTTGGTATAGGAGTGTACGGTATGTATCCATCAAAAGAAGTGGATCATTCAGTCGTTTCTTTACAGCCTGCGTTGTCGTTAAAGTCAAAAGTAGCTCATATTAAACATGCGAAGAAAAATCGTGGTGTAAGTTATGGGAATACGTATGTAACAACTGGTGAAGAATGGATTGCGACTGTACCAATTGGTTATGCTGATGGTTATAATCGTCAATTATCTAATAAAGGCTATGCGTTAATTAACGGGGTTCGAGTACCTGTAATTGGCCGTGTTTGTATGGATCAGTTAATGTTGGATGTTTCAAAAGCGATGCCAGTACAAGTAGGAGATGAAGTAGTATTCTACGGTAAACAAGGTGAAGAAAATATCGCAGTAGAAGAAATAGCGGATATGTTAAGTACAATAAACTATGAAGTTACATGTATGCTAGATAGAAGAATTCCGCGTGTCTATAAAGAAAATGACGAAACAACTGCAGTTGTAAATATATTAAGAAAAAACTGA
- a CDS encoding YitT family protein gives MKKVFEYVLLTIGSIIVAGSLELILAPNGLVDGGVTAIAIMANKVAGLPLYGVFLGINIPILLFTAKVMGKKFFIRTSYANVVTTLGLIYLKPFPAITTSELLIVLYGGVLFGIGVGIVVKMGGAIDGSEMLAVWMNKHFNVPISTFLLAVNAVIFIFVAILFSIEQAMFSLAIFYIVTKMIDFILDGINQGKSVMIISGKNKEIGDLLMKELQLSVTYLHGEGGFLGEHKRIIYCITNRFIYPKMKDLVLSVDPTAIIEASYSTETTGVKRPGRKARSGE, from the coding sequence ATGAAGAAAGTATTTGAATACGTATTATTAACAATTGGCTCAATTATAGTAGCAGGTTCATTAGAGCTTATTTTAGCACCTAATGGATTAGTAGATGGCGGGGTAACGGCTATTGCTATTATGGCAAATAAAGTCGCAGGATTGCCACTTTATGGCGTTTTCTTAGGAATTAATATCCCAATTTTATTATTTACTGCAAAAGTAATGGGAAAGAAATTTTTTATCCGTACATCTTATGCGAATGTAGTTACAACACTCGGATTAATTTATTTAAAACCATTTCCAGCAATTACGACTTCTGAGTTATTAATTGTACTTTATGGTGGAGTGCTGTTCGGAATTGGTGTTGGGATTGTTGTTAAAATGGGTGGAGCAATTGACGGTTCGGAAATGTTAGCAGTTTGGATGAACAAACACTTTAATGTGCCGATTAGTACATTTTTACTTGCAGTAAATGCAGTTATTTTCATCTTTGTTGCCATTTTATTTTCAATCGAACAAGCGATGTTCTCATTAGCAATTTTCTATATTGTTACGAAGATGATTGATTTTATATTAGATGGTATTAATCAAGGTAAGAGCGTTATGATTATTTCTGGTAAGAATAAAGAAATAGGCGATTTACTTATGAAAGAATTGCAACTATCTGTTACGTATCTACATGGAGAAGGTGGTTTTTTAGGGGAGCATAAGAGAATCATTTATTGTATTACAAACCGATTCATTTATCCGAAAATGAAAGATCTCGTTCTCTCTGTAGATCCAACCGCTATAATTGAAGCTTCCTATTCAACAGAAACGACTGGTGTGAAACGTCCGGGAAGGAAAGCTAGGTCGGGTGAATAA
- a CDS encoding GNAT family N-acetyltransferase, which translates to MNVKEVVTEEQLHEVLPVLQQLRTKLSKEETSSLFRNMKEENYKLFSLRNEEDEVVSLAGVAICTNFYNKKHVFVYDLVTADAHRSKGHGNVLLSYIENWGKENGCESIVLTSAFPRIDAHRFYEREGYDKVSYSFHKEL; encoded by the coding sequence ATGAATGTTAAAGAAGTAGTAACAGAAGAGCAATTACATGAAGTATTACCTGTTTTACAGCAATTAAGAACGAAACTTTCAAAAGAGGAAACAAGCTCTTTATTTCGAAATATGAAAGAAGAAAATTATAAACTATTTTCGCTGCGTAATGAGGAGGATGAAGTTGTTAGCCTTGCAGGTGTAGCGATTTGTACGAACTTTTATAATAAGAAGCACGTTTTCGTATATGACCTTGTAACAGCAGACGCACATCGTTCAAAAGGACATGGAAATGTATTACTTTCGTATATAGAGAACTGGGGAAAGGAAAACGGATGTGAATCTATCGTCCTCACATCAGCATTTCCAAGAATTGATGCTCATCGTTTTTATGAAAGAGAAGGGTATGATAAAGTGAGTTATTCTTTTCATAAAGAATTATAA
- a CDS encoding class I SAM-dependent methyltransferase, which yields MSKKLIYSDYDIFASIYNKHWGHFAEHSYLAFEKLVLQYAQPRSHILDLCCGTGHLTRKLLDNNFVVTGIDGSTQMIEYARKNAPDATFIVDDARYFNINEQFHYVISASDSLNHIMNLDELKSVFHNVYSVLHNEGIFAFDMNMEKGFLENWSASFHISEKEYVCTIDSTYNNENKKAEMNFILFQHDIDNNWTRSDFSFEEACYSNEEIISSLESIGFKNIQFHGTNRAFFTCQK from the coding sequence ATGTCTAAAAAACTTATTTATTCTGATTATGATATTTTCGCATCTATTTATAATAAACATTGGGGACATTTTGCCGAACACTCCTATCTTGCTTTTGAAAAACTCGTTTTACAATATGCACAACCACGTTCTCATATTTTAGACCTTTGTTGTGGGACTGGTCATCTTACTAGGAAACTACTTGATAATAATTTTGTAGTAACTGGTATAGATGGTTCTACTCAAATGATTGAGTATGCACGTAAAAATGCGCCAGATGCAACCTTTATCGTCGATGACGCTCGCTATTTCAATATAAATGAGCAATTCCACTACGTCATCTCTGCCAGTGATAGTTTAAACCATATTATGAATTTAGATGAACTAAAAAGTGTGTTTCACAACGTTTACTCCGTATTACATAACGAGGGTATATTCGCATTTGATATGAATATGGAAAAAGGATTTCTTGAAAACTGGAGTGCTTCGTTTCATATTTCAGAGAAAGAATATGTTTGTACGATTGATTCTACATATAATAATGAAAATAAAAAAGCAGAAATGAACTTTATACTATTTCAACATGACATAGATAATAATTGGACAAGAAGTGACTTTTCTTTTGAAGAAGCTTGTTATTCCAATGAAGAAATAATTTCTTCATTGGAATCCATAGGTTTTAAGAACATTCAATTCCACGGTACAAATAGAGCATTTTTCACTTGCCAAAAATAA